The stretch of DNA TGTTTCCTCATATTCCCTTTTGCATGTTCAATGCATCTGATTTCATTCTCAAAACCATACTCCATCTTTTATATGATATCCATCTGCTTATACTGTAGTCTAGAGCACAGCCAGCATTACTATATGGCCAACAAGGTCAAAACATTGATGCCTAGGTTCACTTGAAGGAACTATCATGAACGGCCGTAAATATACAATAGCCTGTCTTAATACCGATTGGTACGTCCATCTCCCAGTTGAGGTCCAATAATTAAGTCTCTTATGAAATCATATACACAGCCTGTTAGAAAGCAGAAAATCAACACATCTTAATTAATACAAGTATAGCCAGGATGTTGAATTATACAGCTAAGACAATAAACTATAAACATTTACTCTAGACCTTTCACTTGCCATTAGTGATATAAGAGTAGACACTTACGCAGAGGGGATAAAAGTCGGAGCACCGAGGACTGCATGGGCAAACCATGGAACAGGAGGAAGTACAGGATTTTACAAACGTGAATTTCAAAAACTCAGGTATACAGAAttaatattatattacatttctttttttttacatttttttacatttttactttttttaaaaaacattataGTATAAGCTTGATGGTTAAGGCCATGATACCATATTAGAATGCAATGCAAAATCTGTATTTtctaattaaaaataaaatgtagttGTAACCGAGACTCCATTCTGTGAAATGAAGTCAATGGCCATGGgtccactgttttgtttgtgctttaCTGTAAACTAACACATATTGTTACAAAttctaaaaaaaaccccagGTCTACTGAGGCACGATGGTGGGGAGTGAGCTATATGGTAGCGTAGGCTGTGTGTAAAATTAATAGGCTATACGTGATATGCTGCCAAAGAAaattatacagtaatttcctgcatataagccgcattgtgtataagccgcagggcaatgttttacgcaagttaaaagaaacaaaatcatattaacaccatattaactgccccccctgtattaacctcatagcggaagaaatttagaaaaatcaatatataagccgcggctaatagtcgggaaattacgggtacagTTACAAGAAAAACTTACCATTTCATGCTCCTGAAATACTTTCAAATGTTCCACTGCAAGTCTGAAAGCCTCATCATTTCGGGGGGCGTGCAACAGTCCATCATCATTGAACAAGCAGTCAACTGTCTGTATACCCCTGTGTTGAGTAAATCGGCTGGTGTTTGGCACAATGTAATATTTGTCATTGGTGTGGTGGAACACCATTAGGACTGCAGGTCGGCAATCTGTAAAGAAGTCACATTCAATTCTTACTTATTCTTACTAACTTACTGTAATTCTTACTCAATTCTTACTTCACAATTATGGTGAAAGACTGATATTTCagctgaaaaacaaataaaacctctcctctccctttcatgcacaTGTGATGTGACTGGCTGGGATTGTTCATAGCTTGATCCACCATGTTGGTTTTATTTAGCACtgacacagaacagaacagatagAGGGGCCAAGAGGAGCACTTTGGTGAATTCGACAACAAAGTGTATTAGAAAACAACCACTGACTTGCACCATTATCTGAAGATGTGCCGCAGagcagtacaaaatatgaccgctgctcagttctgcacattctctccacaaaaaataaatgacacttgtcaacttgtctgtatctcctatttgtgcaacTGATATGCATGTACGTGTCTCTTACTCTTGCAACTCATATAaatgagtgtatgcatgtgtgagagtgtgcatgtgtaactgtatgtgtgtgtgtgtgtgtgtgtgtgtgtgtgtgtgtgtatgtgcgtgtgtgtgtgtgtgtatgtgtgcgtgcatacgcgtatgtgtgtgtgtgtgtgcgtgtgtgtttgtgcgtgcgtgtgcatgtctgtgcatgtggatttgtgtgtgtgtgtgtgtgtgtgtgtgtgtgtgtgtgtgtgtgtgtgtgtgtgtgtgtgtgtgtgtgtgtgtgtgtgtgtgtgtgtgtgtgtgtgtgtgtgtgcgcgcacgcgcatgggtatgtgcatgtggatttatgagtgtgtgtgcatgagtgtgtatctgtgcgtgtggatgtaagtgtgtgtgtgagacaatatCATGCCTACGTGCTACGGTGCTACGGTgccccgggaatcgttgaccaaaaaatgaCAATCCCTATACGACCGCTAcgctagctaagctagcggcggtcataataattacCGACACAATCAACCTACTTGGAATAACAGAGAGTGCCGCCTCAATGTCAGTTCCGACTCGAGAAACGATTGGACAGTAAGCCAGGATGACGTCACAGTCCTCAGCTGACGGCTTTTCCACCAGCATCATCCGAGTGCTGAGACGGTTCCGGAAGCTCTCATGGGAGCCCAGGGTGTTCCCAGTGAGGATGGTGAACACTTTAATGGTCGGCACTGTCCCACACAAAGACAACACTACTGTAGGTTATGAAAACACATGTGAATGTTCTGTTCAGCAGGATCACTGTTAGAAATGTGATTATTCATGATTATAACATTGGTCACAAAAGAaacttacattttcttaacaatcCGTTGATGATGTTACTTGGCAGTGTCACCAAAGCATAAAGACCTAAAAAAACTAATGAAAGATCCTACATTACAAAATAGCCGAGAGAGACACTTGGGCGCTTGGCATGGGAAGGGTGGCTGAGCCCATCAAAACATTTTGTCTTGCCCAACCAAACAAAGCCTAGCTTCAGaagtaacatactgtactgtacaatgaCATACAACTTCAATATCCTACCATTTCAATCAAATTATTCATCATTATCAACCACAGATATCCTTATGGAGAAACATCTGTTTGAATTCCCTTTCAAATGTCGGtaaattaaattcaaataactgaaataaattgCTTATTTTCACCATTAACTGGCCTATAAATGTTATTATAAACATTTGTCAATATGTAAAGGGCCCTTACAGAAATATTCCAGTCTCCATCTACCTTCGATATCTTAAATGATGAAAGGTTATGAAAACACATGTATGTTCAGCAGGATTAATGTTAGAAATGTGAGCTCCCAAGAAAGAATGTAATATCGGGGCTCCCTATTGATTATAACATCAGATAGAaacttacattttcttaatccGTTGATGATACTCGCTCCCAATGCCCAGAGATAGCTGTATATTCCGTTGATGATACTCGCTCCCAATGCCCAGAGATAGCTGTATATTTCACTTAGCAGTGTCACCACAGTATCCAGCcctaaaaaatgaaatgaaaaattcCTACATTACAAAATAGCCAAGTCACTTGGGTGCATCAGGTTACAAGCAGTGTATGTTATCCCTGCCTAGACAATGATTTTTTCACTATTTCACctattttcacatttttccACCCATAGCATGCCTAAGTTAAATATGTTTCTCTAACAGCATAGTAAATAGTCTACATCTTTCTTGTTAACAGAGAAGAGGCTATGGTTGATGCCAGCTCTTGGCATGGGAAGGGGTGGGCTGAGCCCATCAAAACATTGTGCCTTGCCCAACCAAACAAAGCCTAGCTTCGGaaataacatacaaacatacaatgacacacaatttcaatatcCTACAATTTCAATCAAATTGTTAATACTTATCAACCACAAAAATCCTTCAATATGGAGAAACATCTGTTTGAACTCCACAAGGGATCTATTTACCTTCGATATCTTAAATGACGAAAGATTATGAAAACACATGTGAACGTTCAGCAGGATTACTGTTAGAAATGTGAGCTCCCAAGAGAGAATGTAATATTGGGGCTCCCTAATGATTATATCAGAAAGAAACTTACATTTTCTCAATCCGTTGATGATACTCGCTCCCAATGCCCAGAGATAGCTGTATATTTCACTTAGCAGTGTCACCACAGCATACAGccctaaaaaataaaatgaaaaattcATTCACTTGGGAGCATCAGTTTATGCTACCCAGTTTATATATTATCCCTGCCTAGACAATGATTCTCAAACTATTTCAcccattttcacatttttacattCATGGCATGCCCAACTAAATTATTTTTCTCTGACAGCATTTTAAATAGTCTACATCTTTCTTGTTAACAGAGAAGAGGCTATTGTTGGTGCCAGCTCTTGGCATGGGAAGGGTGGGCTGAGCTCATCTAAACATTGTGCCTTGCCCAACCAAACAAAGCCTAGCTTTAGAAGTAACAAACAGTATAATGCACTTTCAATATCCTACAATTTCAATCAAATTGATAATACTTATCAACCACAAAAATCCTTCAATATGGAGAAACATCTGTTTGAACTCCACAAGGGATCGCAAAACGTATCGCTTGTGGAAAGCAAAAGGGAAATCTAAAAATACATTATTCACATGGCAGCCATCGTGTAAACCAAATGGAGGCCATGGGATACATTGATTACATTGATACATAATCAATTGCAGAACCGGCCGACTCAAAGCATGCTCACCATATTTTCAGACTATGATTCTACAGCGTAATGGCGAATGTATTATGTTGACATAAATGGCTTACTTTCACCATTAACTGGACtatactgtaaatgtttttaatcAACATTTGTCAATATGTAAAGGGCCCTTACAGAAATATTACAGTCTCTATTTACCTTCGATATCTTAAATGACGAAAGATTATGAAAACACGTGTGAACGTTCAGCAGGATTACTGTTAGAAATGTGAGGTCCCAAGAAAGAATGTAATATCGGGGCTCCCTAATGATTATATCAGAAAGAAActtacattttctgaatccgtTGATGATCTTCATTATCCATTCCCAGAGATAACTGAACACTTTGCTTGGCAGTGTCACCACAGCATGTAGCACTAAAAAATCAAATGAAACATTCCTACATTACATATACAGTAATAGCCAAGAGTAACTTGGCCGTATCAGTTTACGCTACCCAGTTCATGTTATAGGCCAGAGCAGCAGATAGGCAGATAGGCCAGAGTTGCCAGGGCAAGTCAATGCTGTTATGTCTGACATATGGCCATACGCTGTCTGAGTAAGTTTCATGTCTAGCAAGTAAAGAATGCCTGAGATATGACGTCAAAAACTCTGTTGGCAACTTAGCAGCAGATTTCGATTGACTGTGTATTAAAAGACAGTAGACAGTATTAAAAGACACTTctaatgtatttcaattaaatttcttgaatttccccttggggatcaaaaaAATATCTATCGATCTAGTCTATGGGCATCAGAATTTCACCACATATGCTATGATCTtggttctctagagttaggaatgtgaattttgggcacggatTCATGACCCATGGACCCTTCTGACCATTTCAAGTACTTTTTCACTgtgtcactgtggctcgagatcacaaatgtttctcttttggacgtataataaGGAAAGCTGGCTCTGTCGTTGGAGCTgaactggagtgcatcacttcagtatcagaagGACCTTGAAAAAGGACCTTGAACAAGTTACTCAACATCCTGGACAAcgactgtcatccactccacAGCGCTAttatacagcagaagagctggaTCAGTTGGAGATCACGCTCCCTGACATGCACAATGGACAGACAGGATTTGTACCCAACTCTACGATGCTTCACTTAAGGGAAAAGGAGAATTGGACTTATCT from Sardina pilchardus chromosome 12, fSarPil1.1, whole genome shotgun sequence encodes:
- the LOC134097593 gene encoding uncharacterized protein LOC134097593 isoform X2 — its product is MASDFGIMSSARWVLHAVVTLPSKVFSYLWEWIMKIINGFRKWLYAVVTLLSEIYSYLWALGASIINGLRKWLDTVVTLLSEIYSYLWALGASIINGIYSYLWALGASIINGLRKFFLGLYALVTLPSNIINGLLRKLLSLCGTVPTIKVFTILTGNTLGSHESFRNRLSTRMMLVEKPSAEDCDVILAYCPIVSRVGTDIEAALSVIPNCRPAVLMVFHHTNDKYYIVPNTSRFTQHRGIQTVDCLFNDDGLLHAPRNDEAFRLAVEHLKVFQEHEMSSVLRLLSPLRCVYDFIRDLIIGPQLGDGRTNRY
- the LOC134097593 gene encoding uncharacterized protein LOC134097593 isoform X3 translates to MASDFGIMSSARWVLHAVVTLPSKVFSYLWEWIMKIINGFRKWLYAVVTLLSEIYSYLWALGASIINGLRKWLDTVVTLLSEIYSYLWALGASIINGIYSYLWALGASIINGLRKFFLGLYALVTLPSNIINGLLRKLPTIKVFTILTGNTLGSHESFRNRLSTRMMLVEKPSAEDCDVILAYCPIVSRVGTDIEAALSVIPNCRPAVLMVFHHTNDKYYIVPNTSRFTQHRGIQTVDCLFNDDGLLHAPRNDEAFRLAVEHLKVFQEHEMSSVLRLLSPLRCVYDFIRDLIIGPQLGDGRTNRY
- the LOC134097593 gene encoding uncharacterized protein LOC134097593 isoform X1, which codes for MASDFGIMSSARWVLHAVVTLPSKVFSYLWEWIMKIINGFRKWLYAVVTLLSEIYSYLWALGASIINGLRKWLDTVVTLLSEIYSYLWALGASIINGIYSYLWALGASIINGLRKFFLGLYALVTLPSNIINGLLRKLVLSLCGTVPTIKVFTILTGNTLGSHESFRNRLSTRMMLVEKPSAEDCDVILAYCPIVSRVGTDIEAALSVIPNCRPAVLMVFHHTNDKYYIVPNTSRFTQHRGIQTVDCLFNDDGLLHAPRNDEAFRLAVEHLKVFQEHEMSSVLRLLSPLRCVYDFIRDLIIGPQLGDGRTNRY